GCCGACTCGCTTGGTCTGGACCGACCTGGCGGCGTGCTGATCAACGCAATTTATCCGGGCGGTCCCGCCGACAAGGCCGGGCTGCAGATCGGCGACGTGCTGACCGAGGTTGAAGGACGGCTGGTCGACGATCCGGGCAGCATGATCTCGATCCTGGCGACCCATTCCGTTGGCGGCAAGGTAGAGGTCGAGATCGTGCGCGACCGCAAGACCATGAGCCTTCGCGTGCCGCTGGTCGCCGCGCCGGAAGTGCCCAAGCGCGACGAAACCATGCTGCCCGCCGGTCATCTGTTCGCCGGCGCCAAGGTGGCGAACATGTCGCCGGCGCTGGCCGACGAATTGCAGCTCGACATCATGGCCCGGGGGGTCATCGTCCTCGCCATCGAACGCGGCAGCTCGGCCCACCGCGCCGGTCTTCGGCCGGGCGACTTCATCGTCTCGATCAACGACAAGCCGGTCAAGACGGTGGCGGAACTCAACGCCGTGTGGGCCGGCTACAAGGGCGTCATGAACGTGAAGATCAAACGCCAGGGCCAGATCGTCAGCGGCACCTTCCGCCAGTAGGCCGCACGCCCTACATTAGGCCAATGGCAGACCTGTTCCAGACAGCCGGGCTCGAGACATCGGCGCCGCGCCCGCTCGCCGACCGGCTGCGGCCGGCGCGCATCGAGGATGTGGTCGGGCAGGGGCACCTGCTCGGCCCGACCGGACCCATCGGCCGCATGCTGGCCGCGCGGCGGATGGCCTCGCTGATCCTGTGGGGACCACCCGGCACCGGCAAGACCACGATTGCCCGCTTGCTGGCCGACCATGTCGACCTTCATTTCGAGCAGGTATCGGCGGTGTTCTCGGGCGTTGCCGATTTGCGCAAGGTGTTCGACACCGCCCGGGGGCGCCGCCGCGACGGCAAGGGCACCCTTCTCTTCGTCGACGAGATCCACCGGTTCAACCGTTCCCAGCAGGACGCGTTCCTGCCCTATGTGGAGGATGGGACGGTGATTCTGGTGGGCGCCACCACCGAGAATCCGTCGTTCGAACTCAACGCCGCGTTGTTGTCGCGCGCCCAGGTCATGGTGCTCAACCGGCTCGACGATGCGGCCATGGAGACCATGCTGGAGCGTGCCGAGGCCGAGACCGGCCATCCACTGCCGCTGCAGCCCGATGCGCGAGTGGCGCTGAAGGCGATGGCCGACGGCGACGGCCGGTTTCTCTACAACATGGTCGAGGAAGTGGCCGCGCTCGGCCCGGATACCGAACCGTTCGACACCGCGGCGCTTGCCGACGTGGTGCAGCGCCGGGCGCCGGTGTACGACAAGGCCCAGGAGGGCCACTACAATCTGATCAGCGCCCTGCACAAGAGCCTGCGCGGCTCGGACGTGGACGCGGCGCTCTATTATCTGGCGCGCATGTTGACGGCCGGCGAGGACCCGCTCTACATCACCCGCCGTCTCGTGCGGTTCGCCGCCGAGGACATTGGCATGGCCGATCCGCAGGCGCTGGTCCAGGCGCTGGCCGCCAAGGACATGTACGACTTTCTGGGCTCGCCCGAAGGCGAACTGGGCATCGTCCAGGCGGTGATCTATCTGGGCACGGCGCCCAAATCGAACGCGGTCTATACCGCCTCGAAGCAGGCCAACGCCGCCGCGCGCGAGGCGGGATCGCTGATGCCGCCCATGCATATCCTCAACGCGCCGACCCGGATGATGAAGAATCTGGGTTACGGCAAGGGCTATGAATACGACCACGATGCCGCCGACGGCTTTTCCGGCCAGAATTACTTCCCCGAAGGCATGGAACGCCGGCAACTCTACCGGCCTCTCGAGCGGGGTTTCGAGCGCGATGTGCTCAAGCGCCTCGACTACTGGGCCAGGCTGCGCGCCGAACGGCAGCAGCGCGAGGCCGGCCAGCAGTGAACCCGTTCGACCTGTTCGTGGGGGCGGACTGGTCGGGTGCGCGCGGCCCCGGGCTGAAAGGGCTGCAGGTGGCGATGTGTGCGCCGGGACAGGCTGCGCCTTCGCTGGTCGGCAATCCGGCAGGCGGCCCGTGGACGCGGCCGGCATTCGCCCGGTGGCTGCTGGACCGGTCGGCTGCGCACCGGGTGCTGTGCAGCCTCGACTTTTCATTCGGCTTTCCGTGGGAAGACCGGCAGGCCTATTTCCCCGGCTTCGCGGACGACCCGGCGGATCATGCCGGCTTGTGGGCGCTGGTCGAGGCGCATTGCGGCGCTGCAGGCAGCCTGTTCGGCGGTGACTTCGCCGGCGCCGGTCCGTTTCAGCGCCACTTCCGCCGCGGCGGGGTCACGGGCGACCGCTATGTGCGCCGCCTGCGCACGGTCGAGACGCTGATCCATGCGCGGGGCCTGGGCGCGGCCGAATCCGTATTCAACCTGGTCGGCGCGGGGCAGGTGGGTCTGGCATCCCTGTCCGGCATGCGGATGCTGCGCTGGCTGAAGCACTGCCCCGGCGTGGCGGTGTGGCCGTTCGATGACAGTGCCGGTGCCCGGCTGGTGCTGGCCGAAACCTTCCCCACGGCCTTCGTGCGCATGGCGGATTGCGGCCGGGGGAAGGTGCGCTGCGCCGGGCGGCTGAACCGGGTCCTGGACCATTTCGGCTCCGGGCCCTTTCCGGGCGGGAACAATGATACATTTGCACTGTCAGACGACATGACCGACGCGCTGATTCTCGCCGCCGGTCTGCGCCGGCTTTCCGGCGCTGCCTCGCTGTGGAATCCGGCGGGCTTATCGGATAGGGTCCGCCGCTTCGAAGGCTGGACCTTCGGTTTAGAGTGATGGACGGGATCGTGTCATGAGTGTCGTGCAAACCATATCGGTCAAACCGGCCGATGCCGACCAGCGGCTCGACCGCTGGTTCAAGCAGCATTTCCCGGCGCTGTCATTCGGCCACCTGCAGAAGCTGTTGCGTACCGGCCAGATCCGGGTGGGCGGCAAGCGCGCCAAGGCCGACTACCGGCTGTTGGCGGGCGACCAGATCCGCATTCCCCCCATGGGCGAGATGGCCTTGCCCATGAAGAAGCCGTTGCCGGCGCCGCCGCGCAGCGAGGACGTCCAGATGCTGCAGGACGCGGTGCTCTACAAGGACGATCACGTCATCGTAATCAACAAGCCGCCGGGCCTTGCCGTGCAGGGCGGCACCAGCATCGGCAAGCATCTTGACGGCATGCTCGAGGCATTGCGCTTCGGCGCCTCGGATCGCCCCCGGCTGGTCCACCGTCTGGACAAGGACACCAGCGGCGTCCTGGTGCTGGCCCGTTCCCG
The window above is part of the Emcibacter sp. SYSU 3D8 genome. Proteins encoded here:
- a CDS encoding replication-associated recombination protein A — its product is MADLFQTAGLETSAPRPLADRLRPARIEDVVGQGHLLGPTGPIGRMLAARRMASLILWGPPGTGKTTIARLLADHVDLHFEQVSAVFSGVADLRKVFDTARGRRRDGKGTLLFVDEIHRFNRSQQDAFLPYVEDGTVILVGATTENPSFELNAALLSRAQVMVLNRLDDAAMETMLERAEAETGHPLPLQPDARVALKAMADGDGRFLYNMVEEVAALGPDTEPFDTAALADVVQRRAPVYDKAQEGHYNLISALHKSLRGSDVDAALYYLARMLTAGEDPLYITRRLVRFAAEDIGMADPQALVQALAAKDMYDFLGSPEGELGIVQAVIYLGTAPKSNAVYTASKQANAAAREAGSLMPPMHILNAPTRMMKNLGYGKGYEYDHDAADGFSGQNYFPEGMERRQLYRPLERGFERDVLKRLDYWARLRAERQQREAGQQ